TAAATAAACTTTTCGCCATGAGAGAACAATTGTACAGTTTAAGGAGGTTGGAAAGACTAtataatttgtttgtttacaaaaacaaattgtATGGTTTGTTTGTGTAAACTGGTATTTTGAACTATAACCAATTTTTATGTAACCTAGCAAAACTATggtaaatgacctgtatttgtatagtgccttactagtccctaaggaccctaaagcgctttacacaaccagtcatccacccattcacacacacattcacacactggtgatggcagctacattgtagccacagccaccctggggcgcactgacagaggcgaggctgccggacactggcgccaccgggccctctgaccaccacccgtagacaacgggtgaagtgtcttgcccaaggacacaacgaccgagactgtccaagctggggctcgaaccggcaaccttccgattacaaggcgaactcccaactcttgagccactaTGAACTGGTGCGTGTAAATGTGCACTGGTGTCATCACACTTAGATAGATCTTGGACAAAACTTGGCAATTAAGCTTTCTGTCACATATTTAGGAAAGATATGTTTGACCCCCAAAATGATCTTCTCGTAAAGATTACTCAGTTGATTCCTATTCCATTACTGTGACAGGTTTGGTTTACATGGCCCTTTGTTGGCATTTCATTTCTCATCTTGTGTATCCAGTATGACCTGAtgtgaaatggaaaaacaaatctgGTCATCTTTTTTTTCGTAACCAAATCTCACTAACAAGGGAGCAACACAGGTGACCAATTTATGACAAACAGACAACCACACACTCTCATTTCCACTCCTAAGGACAATTTAGAATTACAAGTTAACATGAAACACATCTTTGGGCTGTGGAGGAAACCGGATCACCCAGAAATAACTCGCACACAACTGACACCCAGTCCAGAACCTTGTTGCTATCAGGCAACAATAACAACCACTGTGCTGCTTATTAGACAATGTATGtatgcacatatatatatacggttcaatatcaatacgaatatcgttgcacccctaatatatatatatatatatatatattaggggtgcagcgatattcgtatcgatattgaaccgttcgatacagtgctttcagttcggtacgcatatgtatcgaacaatacaaaatttgtaatttattttatcaactttccttctgacgatgctgtctgtgttgagcgctcagtgaatctgcgttcgactactccgcctagggtcgacagtgcagcctaggcggagtagtcgaacgcagattcactgagcgctcaacacagacagcatcgtcagaaggaagagcgcagggcaagctagcgagacagaagttaagctcttcttacaacatggacctcccccaccctcattcagatctggcgtttggaattattttggttttaatgtgacgtatgaccctgaaggtaagcgagtcatggactaaagtaaaacagtatgttggatgtgccatgcaatgctgaATTACATGGGTgagaactagtgtgttagcgcagttagctcgttaacgtgttggccgtctagccccacgcacggggcgatcggcggtagctcgttaacggagatttgccgtgttgtggcgttaaggtcatttcaacgagattaacctgacagcactagtgggaacacaacgaatatgactgcacatttacgccgacatcatcctagtgcaaagacaagtggaagcagaaaaaaaacaagcaagcatgctactatctttagccgagtcatttagacagctgtttaatatgctgctgagaatatagcccggaagaagcggatagtatagcttttattttggaaagagacatttctctgtaataaactctcttttccaaagatgagtgattcctcaatcagatacagggcttgcaatatcgctagcccgacgtcccgaagctagcgattttttcagtcgggctaccaaaatctttctcttccctgcccgtcgggctattgtaggaaggaaaatatatgtcaatgcttttgcattctttcagaaatgtagctgggtaattatgtcattggcatcggtgagccactgtcaatatgtgacatattgaagtcgcgtttgaatttgcgcttgtttttttgctttcactttgcaatggcgcgaactgtgtatagagagcgacagcactgatctgtgagtgatgataatttgtgcaccaattcctctgacatcatcttattaattgttagcttactatgcaaacatgacaagtgaaatctcccgcagcaagcttaaacatgtgagaggttgatcacgcagagaatcgctgagcttatgtgagtgcgcgtgtaaaagcagcaggatatatatttgactataacctggatgactgagaaccttcacagacagatatatattttagttctgctgagccaaataagaccggtcagggtgaagaagtgacagccaaagaaaagcttaccacaaaacggagaagttatgacaaatcagactataaggcaaaaataaagtgcagctttatggtttcatggacaaaagaatttctgtggctgcaatatgatcagataaataaccagggctgcacataagtggtccgcaggtgcgtattcgctgtcaaaataaaaaacacgcacaagggttagggttaaatttaaaaactgtacttttgagttaaaatatatatttataattttaataaatgacaaattaaaaaggcatgaacattttttttgtatcgaaaaaatatcgaactgtgacaccaaagtatcgaaccgaaccgaaccgtgaattttgtgtatcgttgcacccctaatgtatatatatatatatatatatatatatatatatatatatatatatatatatatatatatattcattcatTCCATCATTATTTCCTTACCAATGCACCCAACCAAAATGGAAAGCCTAAGTAGTGTATGTAAAGGGAGGTCCAAGCGTTATAGAGTATAAGTCCAAATCCAATGTTGAGCAGCCCGATCATTATCTGCAGCGTCTGTGAAAAATGAAGTACAGTATGAACAGTGAACATTGTGCACTTTAAgaaaaaactacaaattaaaaaataggCATAATATAAAATGTGATGTGTAGATGGTTGTAGCTCACCCCCAGCACTGTCTGAGAAGCTCTGTTGAGACTTCTCAGGTGCTGAGACACAGTGCAGCACACTGGAATGTAGCAAAGGTTCTTGAAGATCTGACGCAGAGGAGGCCAAGGACTTTGGGGGTCAAGGGTCAGAGTGAATTCAGTGAACACAGTGACCCCATCAGCCTTggacacagtcactgacatCCTGTCTTGAGATCCTGGAGACTgagagacaagaaaaaaactgaaataagaaTCAGATTAAAGTCTTAGTGGAAAAACAATTAAACCCACACACCTCACTTCCCTTCACTTTCCACCAAAGGAGCtttaaaaagaattttaaaagtaatcttttaattaattaaaccgACTTGATGCTGGGACACTGTCACATCACTGCACGCTCTCAAGTTGGCTTTAACAGGTGACACGGGTTCTTCATATGGATAACACTGTGCTGATACTAGTTTACAAGAATGTTTTACATGGAAAGGCAACCTCCAGGTGCTGAAAATGGAATCCCGCAGTGATGTACCCAGTCCCTTTACTGTGTCAGCTACAACAGCAGGTCACGTGTCATAAACTTCTATGTTAAAATTTTCACTTCACAGCAGAAAAAAGTTTGTCGTGTGCTACAAAAATGACTTTGGTCTCTATAGATAATTTctggcataataataataacaattataTTCATAATAAAAGTGTGATGGTCTGTAGTAGGGTGACTCCATGTTTCGGTTTTTGTTTATTCAATGTTCTGggtttttcatgatttgtttttttgtattttctgttcctTAGTTTTTCTTTAGCACTGCTGTGATTTCCTTTAGGTTTTGTCTCTGTGCCTCCCTTGTGTTCCTTCTGTTGTGTCTTATTTTCCTGGTTCgatgtttgtgttatttcctgttttactttgacagtcccATGTCCAATGTCAGTGTGTCTAATTTTCTTCCCCTTGTCTTGTTATGTCTAATtaatcccagctgtgtttccctcctacATCCCATTCCCTCATTATTCCCTTgtatatttaaaccctgtgtgtTCCTTTGCCTTTTGTCCTGTTGTACCTCCTCATGTGTGTAAGTCTCCCTGTGTTTCTGGTTTGGAGTTTTAGTTCTAGTTTTCTAGAACTAAAACTAGAGTCCTGTGTTTGCATCCCCTTCCTGCCTGCCTCTGCCTCACATGACAAAAAGTTGTCATTATaaattttttaatctttcatttCTGCTGAATTGTTTCTACTTCCTCCCTCAGTTGTTACATGAAAAATCTCTTTCTCAATAATCGTTGCCACATTTATATCAACAAAGCTAAATAAAAGAAACCTTTTCTATTTAatgcaacacatttcaaaaactCCAGAAATGTAGTTAAATCCACAGTTTTAGCAGATAAATGTGCAGCACATAGTGATGTCAGCACTATGCCCCAGCTTTATTTACTGCACGCTCTTGTTCAAGGAACAAAgaagtcatgtttttgtgttgttttccacCCATAACCCGAAACCCCTGTACCAATCGATAAATATATGtactatattttatatttattattagacTTCTTACTGtataagttgtatttttgtcttcCAGAAATCATAAAATCAGTTTCAACTTGATgtgttttctgatgttgttaAAACTTACAACATGGAGATAAATGAACAACGATTAGattaaaccacattttttacataaatacacaACTCTTAATTAGTCTGAATTACAAGCTGAATCAAACATGAAAGACTTACCTGTTAGTGAAGAACAAAAACTTAAACACCTCCGTTTGAAAAGCAAACAAGTCTGATCAAGTAAGCGGTACACTGGAAAGAGGAAACCAAGAGCTGGCCAAACCTGTTACCAATAGCACCTCCTCTTTATGCTCTCGGTTGTGAGAAAGGTGAGCATAAAAAATATGATGTATAAGGTAACACCTGCAGAAAAGGTAGCAGTGACATGAGAGGAGCCACAAGTTTATGTTCAGTTCATGTCAAGagttaaagaaatattttcagcAAACATGCCAAACTTGAACTTCAAACATTTGAAATAAACTTGATCAGCAactttataataaatatttttgttatattCCCTCTATGGTGTCAGTACACTATTAGGGCTTATACAGAGTCAGACTGATACACACAGTAGCTTGTTTACATGTTGACTTCTTCTCTTTATTAACATAACACagaagttacacacacacataactggGCGTGGTGCCCCCTACTGTTGATAGCTTGTACAGCATACCATAAATCTTGGTTCATACATAATATCTCAAACCCAAAATACAGGCAGTTGACTGGTGATGAGCGTGACGTTTATTTACAGAAGTGGCAGTGACAGAACAGGCAGTGAGGAATGACAGATGACTggagaaacctaaactgggagaactaaatgacaaacctgagagcAAAAGAAACagggtgcggggcagagagcCGCAGACAGAGGAACTGAACACAGATGAaccagcaacaggcaggagaacacacagggcttaaatacacacagcagtaatcaggggacgagagacaggagggcaacacacctgtgagaaatcagagctgacgggacaggggaaacgtaaagtgaacacactcacatgagacggggaccttcagaataaaaccgAAACTCAGACACcgagaaccagacaagacactgaactaaacagacagattcacaaacagaccgtgtgacaccatagacagacagaacacagaagtgggaccagggcaggcaCAGCACacaaacctaacaaatggcaaattaTAAAAGAATATATACtcagaataaacaaaagcataaagaaacacaaaacactgagtctgcagactcaggaccatgacaatgtGACCGTGGCACATGACGTTTCCACACTCCTTGTGCTCCCACATTCACCTTGTATGACACTGGCCCAGTCTTCTCCAGTACGACACCGTGCGTCCACTTGTCCTCTCCCTTCCTATAGTCACACACACTAGGACAGGCTCGCCAACAGTGAACCATCTGTCCCTGGAGTGTTGCTGTCGACGCACTGCTCCGACCACACTGGGCTTCAGAAAATCCAGCCGAGAGCGCAGCTTGCGTCCAATGAACAAGATAGCTGGCGTTTCTCTAGTCATTGCATGGGGAGTGTTGCGATATGTCAAGAGGAACGCATCAAGGTGCTGCTGCACAGGTGCTGTACCCCTGGAAGCTTTCAATGCATGCTTGAATGTATGCACAAAACGCTCAGCAAAACCATTAGTGGCAGGATGGTATGGCACGGAGTGGATGTGTTTGACTCCATTAGCTTTCAGGAACACCCTGAATTCCTCAAAACAGAACTGCGGTCCATTATCACTCACCAGGACGTGAGGGATGCCATGGCGACTAAAGAGACCCTGTAGCACTTGTATTGTTTTACCAGCTGTGGTGCCATCCATAATATGCACCTCAGGCCACTTGGAATATGCGTCTACCACCACCAGGTACATGTGACCTTCGAATGGACCCGCAAAATCCACATGGATCCGTTCCCACGGACAGGAAGGCTACAGCCAAGGGTGCAAAGGTGCTAACCCAGGCTCTTTTTGCACACGCTGACAAGAGTAGCAGGCTTTAGCTTGAAGCTCAATTTGTGACTCAATGCCAGGCCACCAAACATAGCTGCGAGCTAAGTTCTTCATCCTTACTATCCCTGGATGTGCTGTGTGGAGCTCTTCAGGACACGAGAGCGCAGCTTAGGTGGCACAACCACCCTTACGCCCCACATGAGGTATCCCTGCTGTATTGTGAGTTCTTGCAGCAGATAAGGTGACAGGTCTTGATCTGTGTCCTTTGCTGCTGGGAAACGTCCAGTTGTTACCATTTTCAGGACACGAGACAAAGtcacatcagacacagtgtCACATCTGATCTCTGTAACACTGACCGGTAATGTGTCCAGTTGAGATGCGTAGAATACCTCAACCGCTCCCGGTTTCTCTTTTTGTGCAAGGGGCAGAGGTAAACGTGACAGACCGTCAGCATTGGCATGATGTGCACCCTTCCGGTACTGCAaggttcaaattcaaattcaaatttttatttgccacgtacacagtcatacacagtacgatatgcagtgaaatgcttagacaactgctcgtgacctaaagagaaaaaaaaaaaagaaaaaagggctatgaataagataggaaataaatatgaaaaattaaagtgtaaatttaactaggaaggaataaaatataaaaaattaaggttaaaaatgaaataactatacaacacaaattagaatgaagggtaaatttaactgggaaagaataagataaaatatataaattaaagttgaaaataaaataactgtacaacaaaatacacaatacacagtatagaactatataagaatgtatgaggaaatataaataaataaatatatgcacacacacacacacacacacacacaataacagcagctgtacaagtattaactggaaatgaggaatatagtgaccagtgttgtgcaatccacattatgtcttgtgcagtgcaaatatgcttaaagtgatttaagtgataacaatgtccagaatgtccagtgtgtgtgtaagaactatatgtgtgggtcagtactgtgtggtggtgtgattgagagaccgtatcgcctgcgggaagaagctcctcctcagtctctctgtgttggtcttcagggagcggaatcgctttcctgacctcagcagagagaacattctgttgttgggatggctgaggtccttcacgatcttcctggccttggtccagcaccgcctgctgtagattgagtgcaggtcagggagctcggagcggatggtgcgctcagctgaccgcacaaccctctgtagagctcgtctgtcctgcatggtgctgttcccgaaccaggttaagatgtttcccgtcaggatgctctctatggtgcacgagtaaaagttcctgagcaccttggagggcagttggaagtctctcaagcgtctgaggtggtagagacgctgtcgggcctttttcaccacggtgttgatgtgacaggaccatgacaggtcctgcgtgatgtgaactccgaggtatttgaagctgtccactctctccactgggcactcgttgatgacgggggtctggtagttcctctcctgcttagtgctgaagtccactatcagctcctttgtcttactgacgtttagaaggaggttgttcctctggcaccagttctccagattcttaatctccttcaggtaggccgtctcgttgtcatcagagatcaggcccaccacgacggtgtcgtcagcaaacttgatgatggtggtggagctggtagtggccatgcagtcatatgtgtacagagagtacagcagggggctcagaacacacccctggggggctccagtgctgagagtggtggaggctgagacatgtccgcccatccttactgcctgtggtctgccagttaggaagttggagatccactgacacatagatgagctgagtcccagatgctccagcttggtggtgagtgtggagggaattatggtgttaaatgcagagctgtagtctatgaagagcattttaacataattcccccttctagtgtccaagtgagtgagtgatgtgtggaggagatgagagatggcatcgtctgtggaacgatttggacggtaagcgaactgtagtgggtccagtgtgtctggtagtgaagaaatgatgaagtctctgaccaggcgttcaaagcacttcatcactactgaggtgagggctacagggcgatagtcattgagagaagcagggtggggtttcttcgggacaggaacaatgatggactctttgaagcatgtggggataaccgactgagataaagagatgttgaatatctcagtgaacacaggagctagctggtatgcgcagtctcttaggatacgacctgggatgccgtctggtcctgctgctttcctggtgttcactctcttgaaggctctcctaacttcatgctcggagatgacgagcacgtttccggtgctggcagtaagGTGTAATTATGTGCTGACAGAAGGAGCACCCAACGCTGCATCCGCACAGCTGCCATTGACCTTGTGTGTACCTTTCACTGGACTCAGAATGGAGGTCAGTGGGCGATGATCAGTGAGCAAGGTGAACTTGTTACCATGGAGATACTGGAGAAACTTGCACACTCCAAAAACAATTGCCAACGCCTCCCTCTCGATCTGAGCATAGTTTCGTTCTGCTTTACTGAGAGTTCGTGAAGCATAAGAAATTGGCCGTTCGTGGCCATCTGGCTTGACATGTGAGAGCACGGCTCCAACTCCATATGGTGAAGTGTCACACGCCAAACAGAGGCAGTTAAGGATTGTAGTGGGTGAGTATTTCTTGTGAGGCCAGACGTTCTTTAGCTTTTTGGAAAGCTGACTCACAGGCTGATGTCCACTGCCATTTCTTCTCTTTACTGAGCAGCTAATTCAGCGGCTTCAGGACCGTAGCTAAATCAGGTATGAAACGTCCGTAATAGTTGAGCATTCCAGGAAAGGATGTTACTGGCTGACATCATCTGGTGCTGGAGCTTCCATAACAGCACGCACCTTTTCTGGTGATTTGTGTAACCCTGCCGCATCAATTATGTGGCCCAGGTATTCCACTGATTCCTGGAAAAACAGGCACTTCTCCTGTTTGAGATGCAGGCCATAGTCCTCCAGCCTGCTTAAAACTGCCTCAAGGGTTCTCAGGTGTGTCTGTTTGTCAGGACCACTGACGAGGATGTCATCCAGATAACAATGGGTGTATGGCAGGCCGAGAAGCACTTGATTCATAGCCTTCTGAAACAATGCAGGTGATGACGCTACTACAAAAGGTAAGCGATTGAAACAGAAAAGCCCCATTTGAGTCGAAATAGTCAACAGCTTCTTAGACTCCTCTTCTACCTCCATCTGTAGATAGGCATTTGCTAAGTCTTGCTTACTGAAATGCTGACCCCCTGCTAGAGAAGCAAACAGGTCCTCAATGCGTCGAAGTGGGTACTTATCCACACCGAGCTGCGAATTAAGAGTGACCTCGAAATCGCCACAGAGTCTCACTGAGCCATGCTTTTTGTTGACAGGGACCACGGGCGTAGCCCAATCACTATGCTCCACTGGTGTGATCACCCCAAGCTCAGTCAGGCGTTTCAGTTCTGCCTCCACCTGAGGGCGGAGGGCATAAGGCACGTTGCGTGGTGGACAGAATTTGGGGACACTATCAGGCCTAAGAGTCAATCTGGCTTTAATTCCCTTCATTGTGCCCAGCTCCTTAGAGAAAAGGGCCGAGTGTTTCTTTAACACAGCCTCCAGATTGCCATATCCACTTTGCTCTCTGGCATGAACCATCTTTAAGTCTTTCCAGTTCAGCCTGAGTACTCTCAACCACTCCCTACCAAACAGTGGTGGAGCATCCCCCTTTACCACGTACAAGGGTAGTGTTGCACACTGCTTATTCAGTTCAACTTATTCAGCATACTTTTGTATTGTTCCCATGGGATCAAAGATACAGCAGCCCCTATATCCATCTCCATTTTCTTCCCGTTAACTACAGGAATTAGGGAGATACGTGAATATTTCTCTTTTGGAGACAAAGAATACAGCTCAAACTCACTATCAGTGTCGGGTCTGGTTCCTTCactttcactctcctctgcagcaACATGATGAACTctcctctttttgtcttttcctctgtttttaacTGCATTGCCTTTCAGCTCAGGTTTTCCCTCTTTCGCTTTCCTGTTCCAATCTTGGCTGCTTCTGGCTCTACCTTTACACATGCATTTCGTGTGGCCCTTCCTCCCACACTGGTGACAGTCACGGTCTTTGTACCAGCAGTCATCATCAGTATGATTCATTTTCCCGCAGCGGTGGCATTTATGACCTTTTTGTGACAGCACCGCATTCAATGCTCAAAACGTTCAATATATGTTGCCCATTGctcaccaacatcatcaaaggGGTCAATCTGCCCAATCATTCCAGCCATGATGTATCCGCTGTCCACAGCCAACACTGTCGATTCTGACTCGTCGGAGAAAAAGCAGCTAGCTGCATCCACAGCTCCGATGCTAATTCACCACGCGATCGTCCATTTTCCGTCCAAACTCAGCCACGCAGTCAAAACATGCTCAGTAGACGGCCAAGTCTTCCAGACGTCACAACTCGTCGCCAATTTATGTTATATTCCCTCTATGGTGTCAATACACTATTAGGGCTTATACAGAGTCAGACTGATACACACGGTAGCTTGTTTACATGTTgacttcttattattattattaacataacacagaagttacacacacacacataactggGCGTGGTGCCCCCTACTGGCGATAGCTTGTACAGCACACCATTAATCTTGGTTCATACATAACAATTTTATAACAATTAATTAATTGGGACAATCAGTCAAACATAATTAAAAGAATCACCTGTTAACAAACTTGGTGCGTTTGCTGCACAGTTTGGAAAACGTAAACAGGAAAGAAATACAACAGCACTCTCTGGTTGTCACTGCGACACTCTTACACCTTTATTGTACA
The DNA window shown above is from Astatotilapia calliptera chromosome 11, fAstCal1.2, whole genome shotgun sequence and carries:
- the LOC113032848 gene encoding LOW QUALITY PROTEIN: uncharacterized protein K02A2.6-like (The sequence of the model RefSeq protein was modified relative to this genomic sequence to represent the inferred CDS: inserted 1 base in 1 codon; substituted 1 base at 1 genomic stop codon) encodes the protein MVTTGRFPAAKDTDQDLSPYLLQELTIQQGYLMWGVRVVVPPKLRSRVLXELHTAHPGIVRMKNLARSYVWWPGIESQIELQAKACYSCQRVQKEPGLAPLHPWLXPSCPWERIHVDFAGPFEGHMYLVVVDAYSKWPEVHIMDGTTAGKTIQVLQGLFSRHGIPHVLVSDNGPQFCFEEFRVFLKANGVKHIHSVPYHPATNGFAERFVHTFKHALKASRGTAPVQQHLDAFLLTYRNTPHAMTRETPAILFIGRKLRSRLDFLKPSVVGAVRRQQHSRDRWFTVGEPVLVCVTIGRERTSGRTVSYWRRLGQCHTR